TATTTGTTAAATAATTGTGATTCTGTCAAGACGAGTGAGAAAACAAGTTACCGGGACTTGTGTCGGTGAGACTGAATCAGAGGAAGTGTTTAAAGAGAGTTATGGAACGTTGGATCAGAGGGACCCATACACCCCCCACCAATCCAAGAGTCGCGATCTATTTGAGGTGGTCATGGACCCCAACTTACCCGCAGGAATATTATGGGGACCGCTCCTTAACTCTTGCAAGGTCACTTGGTTTGGTGTACAATCCCTCCCTTCCCTCTTCTGTATAAGGCGATAacatacaaattattattttaatacatgATTTCCCCAAGATTTGCTATCTCCCATTAcgaattaaacaatatttttttttaaatctagaTACCAATAAGTATCTGACACGATTCAATGGATAAAAGAATAAATTAAAGGACCACaggttcttaaaaatataattcacggcaataaataaaaacaactcAACACTTTACCTCTAAAGTCTAAACAAATGACCCATCCGGCATCCGTCACTCATTTTAATgcaataataaaatacatttctaTGGAAAAGCACTTCATCTGtatcaatttattttaataagataggcTGATGGAGTTTTCCACGATTTATAATAAGATAGACTGATGATACGCATCACCATTCCATGGTATTGTCAATGTAAACATAGAGATGTCACCTAAATTTGGTGAGCTCTGTTAGCCTTGATTTGAAAACATTATAATTACGACAGCGACGATAATCTCTAATCATATCATGAAAAGTTATGTTACCGTGTAAAATCATCTACTTCTTTTTTATTCAACTATTGTTACTTTAATTAGTTGGGATTGGTTTGAATTCAACGACATTTCACAAGTCACAACTAAAACTATTTCTAATGGTTCatcatatttttcattataaaataaaataattctttaATAGAATTGTAATAAATGCAAACAACCGATCAAAGAGATCTACGGCGTCTTAGCTGATATCAACCGTCTTTCTTTTTGGTTTGCTTCTATCTCTTTTGTGTTTACCCTTCGTTCTGAAAACGGGGAAGCTGATGGGCTAGCCAAAAACTCCTTCAGATCTTCTGTAAGTAGATCTTTCACAGGCTGAACTTAAGTTTAAAAATCCACTTTTGTtctttaatatatgttttttcgataaaaaaaaaatagaattgtgATATACtccaataatattaaaaaatagagtaataaaaaaaaaattactatatatatatatagagtaaactCATTTTTACACtgttataaaatgaaaaatagagtgtTATCGGAGtattttaactctaaactctattttagattAAGAAAATAGAGTAAGATTAAAGATGCTCTAAATATATATACCATGTGTGATTATGTAATCTACCAATAATGGAAACTAATAAATCATGATTGATAGGCCGTAATGTCAGCCACATAACTATGCAAGATTTTATTACGTGGTAAATTTCTATATTATTAGCAACCTGCAAGAGGGAGGAAGATAAAGCATGAGTGGTCACTACTACTCACTCGTACcagaaaaaaatatctaatgCTGAGTTGCTAACAATAATCTACAgaatcaattttttaattaagatatttttaaaatggatTTATCCGATTGGAGGGCTGCACACCATTCAATACacgtaaatacaaaaaaaaaaaaaacatgcaaatACGTCATAGACGCTAGAAAAGGCATCGGCTGTATCCTCTCACAGCACTTCTTGTTTTTCCTCAAGAGGAACTATCAGCATACGGTAGGATGGACCGTATCTTTCTATACGTCTCCCTTCTGTGAAGATAAGATAAACTCTTTTGTAAAGGTTTTGGAATCTAACCTAATCGAACCAATgccaaaataatttaataacataCGTTGAATCAGGTCGGCAAAGTACTGTTTCATGTGTGCGTGCAAAAAGTTCTGCAGAATCGATTCTCATAAGACAGATACGAGTTTTTATTCCATTTTAAAATTGAACGAAAGATGCCTcctatatattttgatgtttaatTGACAGCTAGATATTAATCGACACGAACATAGTTTATcttacacataaataaacatatcCCCAAAATGATACTTGTATTGCTTCCGATTATACACACTGtgcgttacaaaaaaaaattagttatttatttccattttatcctaattataaaatagtttaatcaTATCCATATCTGGTAATATGTACACTGAATCCCGTAAAAAGATAATTACGATGAGAATTAGTTAGTCCAAATACACCCGCTAAGGTAAAAAGATCATTAGTTTCTATCCATGTATATACTCGAATTAACATGGATAAGGTTTGactaaatattaattagttCCTCATGTCAAAGTTAATTAGTTTCTTACCATAAGAATAATCTTTCACCTACCTAATTAATTTCAGTCAgtgtaaaaaaagaaagaaaactaaatCCTCTAGTTAACGATCGGACGGATGTTAGCGCGTCGATGCACACGTACTCATTGTCTTAAGCCCTAAAATCAACGGCGAAGATTGACTGAAGACTGTACTTCGCTTTCGTGTCTGATAACTGACCTGAACCAAGATCTAGATTCCGACAATACAGAGCGTAAAATTCACGCGCCTTCttatcagaaaaaaatattttaaaaaaaatctctagaGGTGTAGCGTAAAGAACGGTGTAACTAACCGTACCGGATTCCAACTTTCATTGTAgaagagggagaggagaggagaggagagtcAGTGTTATAAAACGACACGATATCCTCACCTAGTTACGCCTCATTTCCTCTCActccatctctctttctctgtgtGTTGTGTTTTTGTGTGTTGTCTCGCGCGAGATGGTGGCGTTAGCTTTTCTCCCGGAGCTCTGGACGGAGATCCTAATCCCTGTCTGTGCGGTGGTCGGCAtcgttttctctctcttccaaTGGTTCATCGTCTCTCGAGTGAGAGTCAGCGCTGACCAAGGCGCTTCGTCGTCTTCCGGTGGTGCCAACAATGGTAAGAACGGCTACGGAGATTACCTCATCGAGGAAGAGGAAGGCGTTAACGACCAGAGCGTCGTCGCCAAGTGCGCTGAGATTCAGACCGCTATATCCGAAGGTAAGATCTTCTCTAACACGGTTCAGATCTCACGTTGATGCTCTTAGATCTAGCCTATGTTTCATTCTGTTATGATTGTTGTTTGTTTTAGAACATGAAAACTACTAAGTTAGTATCTGTGTCTTGTCTGAAAAGTAAATATTTGTTGAGATCTGATTTGGTGTGTGTTTGGGAACAGGTGCAACTTCGTTCCTGTTCACGGAGTACAGATACGTCGGTGTCTTCATGGTCATCTTCGCCGCGATCATCTTCGTTTTCCTCGGCTCGGTCGAAGGATTCAGCACAGAGAACAAGCCTTGCACTTACGACGACACCAAGACCTGCAAGCCTGCGTTAGCCACCGCGGCTTTCAGCACCATTGCTTTCATCCTCGGCGCGGTCACCTCTGTTCTCTCTGGCTTCCTCGGGATGAAGATCGCCACGTACGCCAACGCTAGAACCACCTTGGAGGCGAGGAAAGGTGTCGGAAAGGCCTTCATCGTCGCCTTCAGGTCCGGGGCCGTGATGGGGTTCCTTCTTGCTGCGAGTGGTCTCTTGGTGCTTTACATTACCATTAACGTGTTTAAGATCTATTACGGTGAGGACTGGGAAGGTCTCTTTGAGGCTATCACTGGTTACGGTCTTGGTGGTTCTTCCATGGCTCTCTTTGGTCGTGTTGGTGGTGGGATCTACACCAAAGCTGCTGATGTCGGTGCTGATCTTGTCGGTAAAATCGAGAGGAACATTCCAGAAGATGATCCAAGAAACCCAGCTGTAAGTTCATCTATTATCTTttactcttttgtttttcttttataaagttTCTTGACTTGCTTGTGGTACAGGTCATTGCTGATAATGTGGGTGACAATGTTGGTGACATTGCTGGTATGGGATCTGATCTCTTTGGTTCATACGCTGAAGCATCATGTGCTGCACTTGTTGTTGCTTCCATCTCTTCCTTTGGAATCAACCATGACTTCACTGCAATGTGCTACCCTTTGCTCATCAGTTCAATGGGTATCTTGGTTTGTTTGATCACTACTCTCTTCGCCACCGACTTCTTTGAGATCAAAGCTGTTAAGGAGATTGAGCCAGCGTTGAAGAATCAGCTCATCATCTCAACTGTCATCATGACCGTTGGAATCGCTATTGTTTCATATGTTGGCTTGCCTTCTTCCTTCACCATCTTCAACTTTGGAGCACAAAAGGTCGTCAAGAACTGGTAAGATACTTTCTTTTGCAAATAGTTGCTTTTGTTTGAACGTTCTCTATTAAAGTGTGTTGTCACATTTTTGAATTACAGGCAGCTATTCTTATGTGTCTGTGTTGGTCTATGGGCTGGACTCATTATTGGTTTTGTCACTGAGTACTACACTAGCAACGCCTACAGGTATGAACCTACTTTCACTATATTTGATTGCTATTTTAGTGACACAATATAATGTCCTTGTGTTGTTTTTGCAGCCCTGTGCAAGACGTTGCAGACTCATGCAGAACTGGTGCAGCCACCAATGTTATTTTCGGATTAGCTCTTGGTTACAAATCAGTCATTATTCCAATCTTTGCTATTGCTATCAGTATATTCGTTAGCTTCAGCTTTGCTGCCATGTATGGTGTTGCCGTTGCTGCTCTAGGCATGCTCAGCACCATCGCCACTGGTTTGGCGATTGATGCTTACGGTCCCATCAGTGACAATGCTGGTGGTATTGCTGAAATGGCTGGAATGAGCCACCGTATCCGTGAAAGAACCGATGCTCTTGATGCAGCTGGTAACACCACCGCTGCTATTGGAAAGGTACGCAGCATCATCTCATGTTGCCTTTGCTTTTGGTATTGACATGTAGTTCTGGTTGGTGTGTTACAGGGATTTGCTATTGGCTCAGCTGCTCTAGTCTCCTTGGCTTTGTTCGGTGCCTTTGTGAGCCGTGCAGGTGTCCACACCGTAGATGTTTTGACTCCCAAGGTTATCATTGGGCTTCTTGTTGGTGCCATGCTTCCTTACTGGTTCTCAGCCATGACGATGAAGAGTGTGGGAAGTGCAGCGCTTAAGATGGTTGAAGAAGTTCGCAGGCAGTTCAACACCATCCCTGGACTCATGGAAGGTACCGCGAAACCAGATTACGCCACATGCGTCAAGATCTCCACCGATGCTTCCATCAAGGAAATGATTCCTCCTGGTTGCCTTGTTATGCTCACACCTCTCATTGTTGGTTTCTTCTTTGGTGTTGAGACCCTCTCTGGTGTTC
This genomic interval from Brassica napus cultivar Da-Ae chromosome A6, Da-Ae, whole genome shotgun sequence contains the following:
- the LOC106346644 gene encoding pyrophosphate-energized vacuolar membrane proton pump 1 codes for the protein MVALAFLPELWTEILIPVCAVVGIVFSLFQWFIVSRVRVSADQGASSSSGGANNGKNGYGDYLIEEEEGVNDQSVVAKCAEIQTAISEGATSFLFTEYRYVGVFMVIFAAIIFVFLGSVEGFSTENKPCTYDDTKTCKPALATAAFSTIAFILGAVTSVLSGFLGMKIATYANARTTLEARKGVGKAFIVAFRSGAVMGFLLAASGLLVLYITINVFKIYYGEDWEGLFEAITGYGLGGSSMALFGRVGGGIYTKAADVGADLVGKIERNIPEDDPRNPAVIADNVGDNVGDIAGMGSDLFGSYAEASCAALVVASISSFGINHDFTAMCYPLLISSMGILVCLITTLFATDFFEIKAVKEIEPALKNQLIISTVIMTVGIAIVSYVGLPSSFTIFNFGAQKVVKNWQLFLCVCVGLWAGLIIGFVTEYYTSNAYSPVQDVADSCRTGAATNVIFGLALGYKSVIIPIFAIAISIFVSFSFAAMYGVAVAALGMLSTIATGLAIDAYGPISDNAGGIAEMAGMSHRIRERTDALDAAGNTTAAIGKGFAIGSAALVSLALFGAFVSRAGVHTVDVLTPKVIIGLLVGAMLPYWFSAMTMKSVGSAALKMVEEVRRQFNTIPGLMEGTAKPDYATCVKISTDASIKEMIPPGCLVMLTPLIVGFFFGVETLSGVLAGSLVSGVQIAISASNTGGAWDNAKKYIEAGVSEHAKSLGPKGSEPHKAAVIGDTIGDPLKDTSGPSLNILIKLMAVESLVFAPFFATHGGILFKYL